One Salvia miltiorrhiza cultivar Shanhuang (shh) chromosome 6, IMPLAD_Smil_shh, whole genome shotgun sequence genomic window, ctactcatcttgaattagtctaacttacttataaaaaaatcactaattaaatataattaggattaatagtggggcctaaattaataagtctcattgggcttaactaaataaatttcattggacttaatcaattaaattgtaggagcccaaataatataaattcgagacccattattaataaataataggagtccaaataataaatatatattagcccaatggaaataaaataagcaaggcccaaatgaattaatatccGGCCCAACAAATAAACTGAACCAGGCCCAAGAAGaataaaaacaagcccaaaagaatcggcccaaacccggcccaacTGAGGAAGGCCCACTCCTCTTTTAAGtcttcactctcggttctctctacCGACAATTCTCTTCTCTAtctctatttttttcattaaaggagaacactctttctctctcttttatctttattaaagTATAACACTCATTCTCTTTCTTAATTATCAACactcaccttttttttttaaagcagaACTAACTCTCTCTCTTAATCCTCACACTAtcatcggttctctctctccctctatatTAAAGTAAAACATTCCTTCTCTCCCTCTATCTTTATTAAAGCCAAacatttcttctctctcttaattctaaaaaaaaaaacgaacgCTGCATCTCCCTCCTTCTCACAACAGCGCTCGGCTCTCTGTCTCTCAATCAAGAAAGGAATCGCTGCTCACATCTTTCTCTATCTCGCTCGATCTCCTCcggccgctgctgctctgctctgggccgcgaccagcggcgcttggccttcggccgcCCCGCCCCGCTCAGCCGCCTCCCTTCTGAAGCTGTTGCCGCTCCGCCTGAAGTCGACGAGTCAGCCGTCGCCGAGTCTCCCCTTtgcggcagatccgccgccgcggTTCCCTTTCCGGCGAGGCCGCAACCGGCCACTGGCGCTGCTCCCTTCGTCTCTGACTTCCTCTCTTTTTCCATCATTTCCTCTCTATCTCTGATCGTGCTCTCTCCTCTCAAATTGCATGACCTCAGCCGTGCATCCTCCTCAACAGGCTCTGCCATGGCCGAGTCCGATGAGGTTGGCGTCGGCATCAGACCTTGCCCAAAACTCTCATCTTCCGTGTTTCTTCTCTGAAATTTCAACTCCAGATTATACCCCCAATCGAACCCTAATTCTTTCATCATGGACTACCACCGCTGCTGTCCTCTTCGGTGTAGACGGGCTCGATGCCTCATCGCGCCGTTGTTGTTATAGTCAGATTCCAGCGAGGCAGCAAGGGATCGCCGCCGTCATTCCCTCGGCTCGACTGAACAGGTACATCGATATAGTCCCACTTCCTTTTCCTTCTACTCAAGTTCACTTCTCAAATTTACGTGAAGTCTTGGTTCTATATACTATATGTGCACGGGATTAATGGCGTTGTGGGGTTGCTACTGTGTTAGCATTTAATTTCTAGAGTCCAGTGGGAATCATAAACGCATACGACATTCTACATAACATGTGTAAATCTGTATTACTgaaacgtgactttgctaagtccattatgcatatatatctCAATTCTTTATTCTGACTTTCTAAAACATAAGCATACTTGTTGGTGTGAATCATGTAGCATGAACTAGAGTAAAATGAGATTAGCAATCACTTGTGTTTTTTTGTgcttggttggctgctgtgctAATGAATTCAGGAATGAATAAACTGAAACATAATTGTGGATTTTGCTTAACCATTGCAGGCTGAACTCaagaagaaaatggagaagtttaAGTTGAGCTTACCTCTTGGGGTCCAGATTGCAGCTGAAATAAACTCTCTATGATTTTTGGTGCATAAAGGAAGGAGGGGAAATCGTAGTTGGTGATTTTCAGGCTACTATGAAGCCCTCAATTTATAGGCAGATTAGGCCGCAAAACTTGAAAACTATTTACAGCAAATGTGGAAATTTTGCTGCAACTTTTGACAAAAATGAAATTGGTTGGTGGctgccataatttttttttgactaATAGTGGAATTTCATGTGAGACTTTGAAAAGTGGAGTACTCATAGGGTGCGTCTGATCCTAGTTGTATCTTAGCATGCttcaaatattaaattgtgactTTTGCAGGGAAAAGAGTATGACCTTAGCAGAGTTAAAGAAAAGGGGCTGCTATGCGTGTACTatctatattttatttcttgattttgtaTACTCTATTGATAGTGTAGGAGCGTAGGGAGTGTGAAAGAAAAATGATGATTGTAAGTAAATAGAATTGAGGTGACTAATAAAAATCTCTtgccttgattaattaatcaagtatttgtaaaacaaatattgggttctactaaataacgacacttcgttataactctctacgaattaaatatctaatttaacttGTTCTTAAATTCGGAATTATATCAcgacttccaagtaaataatagaaataatatttctatcgcatataaattaataacttgacttcgctaagtcagttattaaactggataataaattattgaatgcttcaataattcaattgcGATCATATCACGCAATGGCATCAAATTCAGATTTCTGAGCTGAATTAGTTGATAACTAAACACTGGATTTACCATAACTGAAGatgcaatataacaattattgcaATCACTgatcttaataaaaataaataaataaataaaagagcgggctactacatactacctcccttaacaaaaatttcgtcccgaaatttgcatactcCGAGATGTTTAAGGTAACTAATTTGTCCCTTATCTTCTACACTTCttgatcgatttttttttttttttttttttagtatctTTGTATAAAATATGATGTTTCCAATCACTAGATTAAAGCGGATATCAATGGTAATCCTAAGTTGTGTGATTATCACTAGATTGCACTTAGCTCACTCGAAGCTGATTATTACCATGCATGGTGTGGTAGCAAGGATATGTAAAGCATCTAAACATGATAGTGATAAGTATTCTTATAAACTTATCATACCTTCCAAGTGTCCCTGGTTAAAAGCATAAGTTGCCCCCTGTTGTGGTGACTGTTGTTCTTGAGGCTGAATTTGAAGGTGTCCGCGTATTGCTTGTAAGGGATGGGTGTGGGTGGGCTTAGTTGTTGAACCTTGTTGTCTGTTGGGACACTGtgtggagtagtgacctttttggccacaattgtaacacccgttagttccagcccgacagatacccctatgcatcttaccgcaattggggcaaggtgaaattccttGCTGACCTCGGTTACCCCTAGTTGGGTCGGAGTTAGTCTGTGTCTCATGCCTTTGTTGATTAAACTGTTCGGCCTGTTCATTTTCTTGCCATACTCTCTTGTTGGCTTGACTGATATTGTCTTCAGTGTTGCCCCatttgcgcttccctttgagagtatgtgaggGTGCTGGTGGGTTATTTGGCGTCGAGGTCAGTGGTGGAGCTGACTTATCCGatggcattgcagcttcaatgtcaagtgccctgttcaaagactccgtgtatgagagtcctccgtggcttgctagagtCATCCTAatttcatgcctcagaccggcacaaaatttttctgccatcttctcatctgtgtccacttgttgtggagcaaaTCTAGCCAGGTTGCAAAATTCCCtatcgtattcaaccacagatttctttccttgcttcaaaTCGTAGAATTCAgcctctttcttcttcctatagcttttcggaatatatttgtCATATAATCCCGCCTTAAAATCTTCCCACGTATAaattgcccattgttcaggggTCATAGTTTTTCGACGtgcctcccaccaaaaatcagCTGATCCTGTCagctggaatgagacgcaagagaggcgctcctcatcagtacaacgtaggaAGCTGAAGATGCgctccattgcacgcacccaaatttCGGCTTCAGCCGGCTCGCTCGTCCCACCAAACGTAGGTGGGTTTTGTTTTAAAAAGAGTTCctcgactctcctagttggggACGGAGGGTGTGGGTTAtgttcttgatcattttgggGTTCTTCTGGTATGGCATtatggtttctgcgattgttattatTTCTCACAGGGCGACCTCTCTTAGGTGGCATTCTGATAGCAAAGATTTGtcaattaatacactcaaacaTATAATACAAACCTCAAAAGAACTCTTGTAAAGGTTAACTTgttataacttgtaaacaagtcatgactctaatgacaacattgatgtagtaaactttaagggtccttagcatcccaaatccatgagtcataaaaaaattaagcatataatatcataGCATCTCAATTTgatacttaggcataagtcatggagatttatagtgGATATAAATCACGAGCTTATAAAAATTCTATACATATCACTTGTCTTACTGTCATCACTTCAGTCACCAAAAGATATAGTTGAATTTCTTCTACGTtttcttctatgttctgtcgtagagGTGATCTCCtaacttaatagctctatgttcatgggaattcataccatagtcatacttaaTCGTGCTTGCGTCGGTCATTTCACTTAATAACAATATAACTTAAGTATTGACTGATACACACTTTGATGTCGTGTCAATTCCCACTTTTCGATCATGCCAAATGCTATAAAAGATTTCAAACAtcaactcaaaacttggaagagcttaccattctgcttcgttgagtgtgatgcgatgaagtgttgagctttgtcgattgaactctagacactctAGTGATCCAGTCTAGGCTTgactaaaataaattcttagactcagagcaaaagaacgctctgataccattctgtcacgaccggccttaactaaggatagctaatccgggaaatcgtgactaggggagggatttaagaagcggggttaAAAAGGGCACATTTGACTCATTCATAACTTGATTATAGACATTGATATCtagcattaattcttgaaataaaatttaagacattgaaggattgacgcatataattaaaaaaagataCTCGATGAACCCGAGTAAGCATTAGATATTTCTTTGAAGAGTAATTCACATAGTTATAGacttgactaaaacataatcagtgtttgcagcggaagacataactgagatacatgtatgcagacaTATATCTTTTCTGAGCCTAATTtcaaattgacaaaagctccactcagcaacacttcatcatccatcacagctcaacctgcacattcataaacatatgcagggctaagtacaataGTACTTAGTGGTAgttgccaaaactaaaatataaacttAACATTTTATTAACAAACCACAACATCATATAAGAGACGTGAGTCTTCTTTCAAATCTTTTGCTTTCTAAACATTtccaaatctataaatagcgtGAGTGCATTCTTCATCACCGAAAGTCCTATTTaagaagcatcgtgtcgtgaggaaggccttcctcaacgagcacaggcatcgcgccgtgagggaggcctccctcagcggacacagcatcgtactgttgagggaggcctcccccaacagacgctagcatcgtaccgttgagggaggcctccctcaacggacgtttgaccggtcaaccctctcattgactcacggtcgcgttgcaatatatatatatatatttccttgGCAAGATAGCTATTTGCTCAGGAATCGAATTCGTTAACATCATCACATAAGCATTtgataataagcataaagcattaaagcgtaacttACATAGAcgttaaataataagcataaagcattaaagcgtaacaaagcatgaaccacataggcgcgtaacaaagcgtaactcacttaagcgtaaatcacttaaaagcgtaacaaagcataaataataaattataaaaatttaagtcataatttaagcgtaaatagcatagcgtaaattattaaagcgtgacaagtgtagataataaagagaaataaagttttaactcatttaagcataataaagcataactcatttaaaaatcaaattttgcattttaaagcatgagAGTTGCATAGTTCTTCaatagcatttttattttacgcaTAATAAATGCCCACCTGGTAGTcgagactcacgactaagccttaaactcttgtgcttgacctttaatacgagaaaataaacaagattttaattcgagggaaattctcaaataaatgcgAATGCATAaaataactatgcatgactcttaTTCcgttaattattattctgagataataaaccgagaaatttctaataataatccaactaTAGGATTAAAGCTCGTTTTATGAAATCAGATAGTTaatcttaataatctactcatcttgaattagtctaacttacttataaaaaaatcactaattaaatataattaggattaatagtggggcctaaattaataagtctcattgggcttaactaaataaatttcattggacttaatcaattaaattgtaggagcccaaataatataaattcgagacccattattaataaataataggagtccaaataataaatatatattagcccaatggaaataaaataagcaaggcccaaatgaattaatatccGGCCCAACAAATAAACTGAACCAGGCCCAAGAAGaataaaaacaagcccaaaagaatcggcccaaacccggcccaacTGAGGAAGGCCCACTCCTCTTTTAAGtcttcactctcggttctctctacCGAcaattctcttctctctctctatttttttcattaaaggagaacactctttctctctcttttatctttattaaagTATAACACTCATTCTCTTTCTTAATTATCAACactcaccttttttttttaaagcagaACTAACTCTCTCTCTTAATCCTCACACTAtcatcggttctctctctccctctatatTAAAGTAAAACATTCCTTCTCTCCCTCTATCTTTATTAAAGCCAAacatttcttctctctcttaattctaaaaaaaaaatgaacgcTGCATCTCCCTCCTTCTCACAACAGCGCTCGACTCTCTGTCTCTCAATCAAGAAAGGAATCGCTGCTcacatctctctctatctcgctCGATCTCCTCcggccgctgctgctctgctctgggccgcgaccagcggcgcttggccttcggccgcgcCGCCCCGCTCAGCCGCCTCCCTTCTGAAGCTGTTGCCGCTCCGCCTGAAGTCGACGAGTCAGCCGTCGCCGAGTCTCCCCTTtgcggcagatccgccgccgcggTTCCCTTTCCGGCGAAACCGGCATCAAGTCGTTGGAGTACCGGCGAGGCCGCAACCGGCCACTGGCGCTGCTCCCTTCGTCTCTGACTTCCTCTCTTTTTCCATCATTTCCTCTCTATCTCTGATCGTGCTCTCTCCTCTCAAATTGCATGACCTCAGCCGTGCATCCTCCTCAACAGGCTCTGCCATGGCCGAGTCCGGTGAGGTTGGCGTCGGCATCAGACCTTGCCCAAAACTCTCATCTTCCGTGTTTCTTCTCTGAAATTTCAACTCCAGATTATACCCCCAATCGAACCCTAATTCTTTCATCATGGACTACCACCGCTGCTGTCCTCTTCGGTGTAGACGGGCTCGATGCCTCATCGCGCCGTTGTTGTTATAGTCAGATTCCAGCGAGGCAGCAAGGGATCGCCGCCGTCATTCCCTCGGCTCGACTGAACAGGTACATCGATATAGTCCCACTTCCTTTTCCTTCTACTCAAGTTCACTTCTCAAATTTACGTGAAGTCTTGGTTCTATATACTATATGTGCACGGGATTAATGGCGTTGTGGGGTTGCTACTGTGTTAGCATTTAATTTCTAGAGTCCAGTGGGAATCATAAACGCATACGACATTCTACATAACATGTGTAAATCTGTATTACTgaaacgtgactttgctaagtccattatgcatatatatctCAATTCTTTATTCTGACTTTCTAAAACATAAGCATACTTGTTGGTGTGAATCATGTAGCATGAACTAGAGTAAAATGAGATTAGCAATCACTTGTGTTTTTTTGTgcttggttggctgctgtgctAATGAATTCAGGAATGAATAAACTGAAACATAATTGTGGATTTTGCTTAACCATTGCAGGCTGAACTCAAGAAGAAAATAGAGAAGTTTAAGTTGAGCTTACCTCTTGGGGTCCAGATTGCAGCTGAAATAAACTCTCTATGATTTTTGGTGCATAAAGGAAGGAGGGGGAATCGTAGTTGGTGATTTTCAGGCTACTATGAAGCCCTCAATTTATAGGCAGATTAGGCCGCAAAACTTGAAAACTATTTACAGCAAATGTGGAAATTTTGCTGCAACTTTTGACAAAAATGAAATTGGTTGGTGGctgccataatttttttttgactaATAGTGGAATTTCATGTGAGACTTTGAAAAGTGGAGTACTCATAGGGTGCGTCTGATCCTAGTTGTATCTTAGCATGCttcaaatattaaattgtgactTTTGCAGGGAAAAGAGCATGACCTTAGCAGAGTCAAAGAAAAGGGGCTGCTATGCGTGTACTatctatattttatttcttgattttgtaTACTCTATTGATAGTGTAGGAGCGTAGGGAGTGTGAAAGAAAAATGATGATTGTAAGTAAATAGAATTGAGGTGACTAATAAAAATCTCTtgccttgattaattaatcaagtatttgtaaaacaaatattgggttctactaaataacgacacttcgttataactctctacgaattaaatatctaatttaacttGTTCTTAAATTCGGAATTATATCAcgacttccaagtaaataatagaaataatatttctatcgcatataaattaataacttgacttcgctaagtcagttattaaactggataataaattattgaatgcttcaataattcaattgcGATCATATCACGCAATGGCATCAAATTCAGATTTCTGAGCTGAATTAGTTGATAACTAAACACTGGATTTACCATAACTGAAGatgcaatataacaattattgcaATCACTgatcttaataaaaataaataaataaataaaagagcgggctactacaggCGGGCTCGAATTCACGTGTATAGAGGAGGCGCTGCTGTAGGCGAACAGAGAGGGAGGTTTCCGAAGGAGCGTCGAACTAGGGAGGCGGCGCGTTAAACCGAGCAAGGTGGAGCATCGGACCAGGGGAGGCGGCGCGGCGGAGTCAAAGGTGCCGAGCCAGAAGAACGTCTTCTTCCCCAGCGAGTCAGCAGTGGCGGAGCAATGCTGCCCCGTGCGcggctccctccgtctcataacAGCAGTGTAGCGATGGTGGTGGGCGGCAACTATGGAGCAGCGGCGAGGACGAGAAGGAGatgaagagggagagagagagagagagttgtaggtgaagagagagaggagataaagagagaaatgagtggccatttttttaaattttaaagtaaggggTATTTCAGTCTTTTCAATCagaaagtggacagtttttattatttttatcttagtggataatttttatctttacaatacgaaagtggatagttttatatattaactctaaaatattattataaaaaggtgaaaaaaataatatataaaaaaattattcaaaaaaagatgagataTGAAAGATAACTTTCTAAAATTTTACTTTTCACATTTGagatcaaatatttacataaaatatttcaaattaaagcttttaatgtgatctttaatttgatatgcatattaaatattttatagtcaaccgaatttcacaatttaaaaagataaaagtaattacaaataaattaatttaataatcatcataaaattattattcaattttagaattaatttaaaattaacttttagctttttttaataaattacacaaccaaataaagaaaattaaaggTTGTACTACGGTGGGTTAGACGGTGGACTCGAACCTAAGACCTCAAACCATGGGGCATTAACCACCTACAACTAAGTCAATACACATTCACAaaatattgattttattttttttttgataaattatataagtaaataaagaaaatttaaaaagcGCACGATAAATACTCGAACCCACAACCTAAGTCTTGGGCATTAATAGGTCTGCTTATTTGGGTATTGATAGGGGTGTCTAAATGGGACAGGTCGGATACCCTACCCAATTTTTGTGGGTATCCAACCCCGCAAATTCCTAAATTACCCTCCCCGGTCCCAACCCCGACTCCACTTTAGGGTACCCGTATACTCGCAGTTTATccaatttttcaaattttactttcttttttggatAATCAATAAATCCAACGCAAGCAATTACCACGATTTTATATATACTTTCATTCGGCCCCTTATCTCTCAACACACAAACAATTACCATGATTTTATATTATCATACGTAACAAGACAATCTTGCATTTCAAGAATCAAATTATTCATACATATTTGATTTGATCATAATCATGATTCTGGAGAAGCTAGGAAAAGAGCTTTGATGAATGGATTTAGTTTATTACACAATAATGCACAAGTTTTTAGACtgtgacttttttttttagttttgattacaCTGATTGGTTAGATATTAGATTGTGCGTTCATTTGAATAGTCTACAAGTTGGAAATTTTGGATTGGAAAGCTTCACTCCGGAACTTCatttattgatttttctatCTTGCATACAGACATAGTTTTTGAAATGTTTATGCTGTAATTCTTTGTTTCAAAAtcataatataaattaaaaaaaaaatcgaaattcacGTTCATAGAGAaatttcatcttcttcttcactgTTCACGACTTCACGTAAGAGTTTTAGGATTTTAGACATTAATTCAAATTccattattataaattaataaaaaaatataaaattaaaattaaattaataatttaggCGGGTGTTCGAGTATACCAGATACCcgcattttttgaaatttcaatACCCGATCCCAACCCGACTCCTGTGTAtagcgggtatcgggtacccaaaACCCGCGCGGGTACCAGGACCGGGTCGGGTATACCCTATCCCCACATTTCGTTTGACACATCTAGATTAGAGCTGTTAAAATTGACCCGACCCGATAGACCGGCCTGATCTGCCCAGGTTTAGGGCTGGGCTGGACTGGAAAAATTGAGGCCCATAGAAAATCGAGCTTAAAAAGCCTGCCCAATGAGCTCGTCAGGCTGATCGGGCTTTTGGGCTAAAAAACTCCGAAAATTCGGAGCTTTTTAGCCCGTCtgaaatcaattaattaatatttaaattatatattttaaattattttaaagggTGAGTACATGTTTTTCTAAGAAAATGACCCTTTTGCTAGCGTAATGAATTGAAGATGCTAAGTGCCATTTGCCATTTGAGgggtaaaattataatttcgaAAGAGAGATTATACCAACTCAATTTTGCATCGAAAGTCTCACAACACAAGATTAATGGGCACTCGAGTAAGTAGACTAGGGCTggaaaaatataccgaaaactcggtataccggccataccgtaccgtaaaataccgcaaaataccgaatttaaggtataccagtttttttggtaaggtatgataccgtaccgaagatttacggtaaggtaaaggtatggatTTTCCAAATACCAGGGTATACcggtgtataccgataccgcggtatataccgaaaaaatcaataaataccgtattaaaggtatataccggAATACGGTATGATTCCGTATTActggtataccgaatattactgCATATAACggtgatgcggtatcataccttattccggtataccttaatattcggtatataccggtaataaggtacaataccttattctgatataccgcagttgtccgtatatattggtatatcgaaaatcgcggtatatatcgtatcaaaatctatagttttaaaatatataatatttatttttatgtttatatttttaaaaatatttataaattttataaaatgatgtatataatctatattatgtgaatatatacaattgtacatgaatttataaatatcatcaaatgatacaaaaataaataaaatatagtatatagtataagtcatacaataaaataaaattgtttattttgatattatagtattgttataatatataactaaaattattgttttacaatatattatacatctaacttataatagttacatatataatagcatagttataatattagtattatattataaataatattacgtctaacatataaattataagtaacttataacatctatataatttactatatattacatga contains:
- the LOC130987972 gene encoding uncharacterized protein LOC130987972, giving the protein MAEKFCAGLRHEIRMTLASHGGLSYTESLNRALDIEAAMPSDKSAPPLTSTPNNPPAPSHTLKGKRKWGNTEDNISQANKRVWQENEQAEQFNQQRHETQTNSDPTRGNRGQQGISPCPNCGKMHRGICRAGTNGCYNCGQKGHYSTQCPNRQQGSTTKPTHTHPLQAIRGHLQIQPQEQQSPQQGATYAFNQGHLEG